From the genome of Deinococcus sp. JMULE3, one region includes:
- a CDS encoding S8/S53 family peptidase: MKNIYWWLILILIYGNAGAFSIVPDHIINKLGLNIVMDARESAFFNDGRRPFVKIGNSYSECYPIQNLNTWYCNIPDGVPIGEQQIHLLASRIGPVISKASAIFGAKEISVIILNDLGKIGAAKSATISHVDPPFDIWAASLIGESGDLVKKNLYAADFDGDDALSRSDVYIPKSAQLFASQNEDEKSSIPRACTSGMTIISEPKSHITLKMLLSSQEDSSLAVVPTREPTVGDSSLESDFQTVYSADEASVMNDIIIKSFGLPEDMRDKFLTQYRIDKNNDSMSRFDVPTSDYYEPIKSKIIILDTFDSETGIDNFNLENRLYHGKVVYNIIKSIVGESADVVARDVCKTANGVCDTRYIIDEICQAIYEAGERSIIINMSLSGSFGGRDLFEVIKYASGVGIIFVVSSGNTDKCSDDPSKSLCRQYPADWIGKINGLALGGIISVGSIEPSYGKDSLRYDKFSDFDIKSANNPDNLNYASIYAPGEYYMMDRGIAAIKRKGTSFSVPYVSGVLALWQYISGEKMPCRIGEVDVNLGVMVLRFPSGSRGLNC, encoded by the coding sequence AGGCGGCCATTTGTAAAAATAGGGAATTCATATTCAGAATGCTATCCAATTCAAAATCTGAATACATGGTATTGTAATATTCCGGATGGAGTACCTATTGGAGAGCAGCAGATTCACCTTCTAGCCTCTAGGATCGGTCCTGTAATATCAAAAGCGAGTGCAATTTTTGGCGCTAAAGAGATATCTGTCATAATATTAAACGATTTGGGGAAGATCGGAGCTGCAAAAAGTGCCACAATATCCCATGTTGATCCGCCTTTCGATATTTGGGCTGCCTCGCTAATTGGTGAAAGTGGTGATCTAGTAAAGAAAAATCTTTACGCAGCTGATTTTGATGGAGATGATGCTCTTTCAAGATCTGATGTGTATATTCCCAAATCTGCTCAATTGTTTGCATCGCAGAACGAAGATGAAAAATCAAGCATCCCGAGGGCTTGCACAAGCGGGATGACGATTATTAGCGAGCCAAAATCGCACATTACTTTAAAAATGTTGTTATCCAGCCAGGAGGACAGCTCCTTGGCGGTAGTCCCGACCAGGGAGCCAACTGTGGGAGACTCTTCTCTGGAATCTGATTTTCAAACTGTTTATTCTGCAGATGAAGCAAGTGTTATGAATGACATTATAATAAAGAGTTTTGGTTTGCCTGAAGATATGCGGGATAAATTTTTAACTCAATATCGTATAGATAAAAACAATGATTCGATGTCCAGATTTGATGTTCCGACAAGTGATTATTATGAGCCGATCAAATCGAAGATCATTATTCTTGATACCTTCGATTCTGAAACTGGAATTGATAATTTCAATTTAGAGAATAGGCTATACCATGGCAAAGTGGTTTACAATATAATTAAGAGTATTGTTGGAGAAAGCGCAGATGTGGTTGCAAGGGATGTCTGCAAAACTGCTAATGGTGTATGCGACACTCGGTATATTATTGATGAGATATGCCAAGCTATATATGAGGCCGGAGAAAGGTCAATCATTATTAATATGAGCCTTTCGGGTAGTTTTGGCGGTAGAGACCTTTTTGAAGTTATAAAGTATGCTTCAGGTGTGGGTATAATCTTTGTTGTATCTAGCGGTAATACCGATAAGTGCTCGGACGACCCTTCTAAATCATTGTGTCGTCAGTATCCGGCGGATTGGATAGGCAAGATTAATGGACTTGCCTTAGGGGGCATTATTTCTGTGGGATCGATTGAGCCTTCGTATGGTAAAGATTCGTTGAGATACGATAAGTTTTCTGATTTTGATATTAAATCTGCAAATAATCCGGATAATTTAAATTATGCATCTATATATGCCCCCGGGGAGTATTACATGATGGATAGAGGCATAGCGGCAATTAAGAGAAAAGGAACATCGTTTTCGGTCCCATACGTTTCAGGCGTGCTCGCCTTATGGCAATACATTTCAGGAGAAAAAATGCCATGTAGGATTGGTGAAGTGGATGTCAATCTTGGGGTAATGGTACTACGTTTTCCTTCTGGTAGCCGTGGTCTAAATTGCTAA
- a CDS encoding DNA gyrase subunit B: protein MTQTDDTVHDITATAGPSAEYTAADISVLEGMDAVRKRPGMYVQGGTGIDGYHQLLTEIIDNGIDEGLAGFADEIHIILHADGAATVTDNGRGIPIDIMQSKGRPAIEVIFSELHAGGKFGQGAYKVSGGLHGVGSTVVNALSLYLDVTVNKHGHLHNVRFEKGILVKPLRDEGPTPSDITWATRVSFHPDPSIFKEFDNQFNYDRIRNRLRELAYLTGLKIVIRDERTELHAGQIKEETFHEKGGVANFARALVTDDSKLLYDQPIVMRGKHSDVEVEVAFIHANTYASDNILTYANMIRTRDGGTPLTGFKTAYTRILNKYARDKNLIKNGNPVPSGDDLLEGIYCVVSVKLGDPQFESQAKVKLLNSEAQTAVNAVVGEKFAEFLEENPKVGKTIVEKAAEAARAREAARKARDIVRRSNPLENDDLPGKLADCSSQDPSESELFIVEGISAGGSAKGGRERRFQAILPLRGKILNVEKAELNKILKNAEIRALIGAIGAGVEGTGDRMHFDLSNLRYHKIIIMTDADMDGGHIATLLLTFFYRYMRPVVEAGYLYIAQPPLYRIMIGREKKGTYLYTNEDLKEHVARANKEGKKYDIQRFKGLGEMNADQLWDTTMNPETRALKRVGIEDLIVANEVFENLMGSDVAPRKTFIQENARFAEISV, encoded by the coding sequence ATGACCCAGACCGACGACACCGTGCACGACATCACCGCCACCGCCGGCCCCAGCGCCGAATACACCGCCGCCGACATCAGCGTCCTGGAGGGCATGGACGCCGTGCGCAAACGCCCCGGCATGTACGTGCAGGGCGGCACCGGCATCGACGGCTACCACCAGCTCCTGACCGAGATCATCGACAACGGCATCGACGAGGGCCTCGCCGGATTCGCCGACGAAATCCACATCATCCTGCACGCCGACGGCGCCGCCACCGTCACCGACAACGGCCGCGGCATCCCCATCGACATCATGCAGAGCAAGGGCCGCCCCGCCATCGAAGTCATCTTCAGCGAACTCCACGCCGGTGGCAAATTCGGCCAGGGCGCCTACAAGGTCAGCGGCGGCCTGCACGGCGTCGGCAGCACCGTCGTGAACGCCCTCAGCCTCTACCTCGACGTCACCGTCAACAAGCACGGGCACCTGCACAACGTCCGCTTCGAGAAGGGCATCCTCGTCAAACCCCTGCGCGACGAAGGCCCCACCCCCAGCGACATCACCTGGGCGACCCGCGTGTCGTTCCACCCGGACCCCAGCATCTTCAAGGAGTTCGACAACCAGTTCAACTACGACCGCATCCGCAACCGCCTGCGCGAACTGGCGTACCTGACCGGCCTGAAGATCGTCATCCGCGACGAACGCACCGAACTGCACGCCGGGCAGATCAAGGAAGAGACCTTCCACGAGAAGGGCGGCGTCGCCAACTTCGCCCGCGCCCTCGTCACCGACGACAGCAAACTCCTGTACGACCAGCCCATCGTCATGCGCGGCAAGCACAGCGACGTGGAAGTCGAGGTGGCGTTCATCCACGCGAACACCTACGCCAGCGACAACATCCTCACGTACGCCAACATGATCCGCACCCGCGACGGCGGCACCCCCCTGACCGGCTTCAAGACCGCGTACACCCGCATCCTGAACAAGTACGCCCGCGACAAGAACCTCATCAAGAACGGCAACCCCGTCCCCAGCGGCGACGACCTCCTCGAAGGCATCTACTGCGTCGTGTCCGTCAAACTCGGCGACCCGCAGTTTGAAAGTCAGGCCAAGGTCAAACTGCTGAACAGCGAGGCGCAGACCGCCGTGAACGCCGTCGTCGGCGAGAAATTCGCCGAGTTCCTCGAAGAGAACCCCAAGGTCGGCAAGACCATCGTCGAGAAAGCCGCCGAAGCCGCCCGCGCCCGCGAGGCCGCCCGCAAGGCCCGCGACATCGTCCGCCGCAGCAACCCCCTCGAGAACGACGACCTGCCCGGCAAACTCGCCGACTGCTCGTCACAGGACCCCAGCGAGAGCGAACTGTTCATCGTGGAAGGCATCAGCGCAGGCGGCAGCGCCAAAGGCGGACGCGAACGCCGCTTCCAGGCGATCCTCCCCCTGCGCGGCAAGATCCTCAACGTCGAAAAAGCCGAACTGAACAAGATCCTCAAGAACGCCGAAATCCGCGCCCTCATCGGCGCCATCGGCGCCGGCGTCGAAGGCACCGGCGACCGCATGCACTTCGACCTCAGCAACCTGCGCTACCACAAGATCATCATCATGACCGACGCCGACATGGACGGCGGCCACATCGCCACCCTCCTGCTGACCTTCTTCTACCGCTACATGCGCCCCGTCGTCGAAGCCGGATACCTCTACATCGCCCAGCCCCCCCTGTACCGCATCATGATCGGCCGCGAAAAGAAAGGCACGTACCTCTACACCAACGAGGACCTCAAGGAACACGTCGCCCGCGCCAACAAAGAAGGCAAGAAGTACGACATCCAACGCTTCAAAGGCCTCGGCGAGATGAACGCCGACCAGCTGTGGGACACCACCATGAACCCCGAAACCCGCGCCCTCAAACGCGTCGGCATCGAAGACCTCATCGTCGCCAACGAAGTCTTCGAAAACCTGATGGGATCGGACGTCGCCCCGCGCAAGACCTTCATTCAGGAGAATGCGAGGTTCGCTGAAATCAGCGTGTAA
- a CDS encoding vWA domain-containing protein produces MPRTALLPLLLLASAGAAQDASCSLPSGDLPTRTRVVFVLDTSGSMRGIGDGRADIFDRVRGQLNAFVRAAQPDRAELITFDSGLRSRRTFDAPAGSPAWNAALGTLQADGRNTFLYRSVRDALRPLTAQGGEVTQVFVLTDGIDNDTREQGKTVTAEGALNAWTGRGPLDRLTYVALGADIPAEARAALSASTYASGLTVPVNVVPDLGGAGLEGGLRRVTGDALPAPFPDGTPVTLASGTPGLSLTTESVQGGELRLTVPAGLRPGTPALLCAPPVAGAAWIAPRERQVLLRLTGQPLTWLNPGADLALRGGEDVVLRLRAAPGVNTARITLGALPAGVTGRVDAPAGSRDFTVTLRAARPLPDLTVTPTLLLPEVGTVPLPTLRGQAGGRTLTVPATTTVKPPAPTPAPSPRPSPSPAGRWAWLALLPLLALGIWAALRRRPAAKPAPRAAPARPFLPGVEGLEYREDRTLHLVTADGEVAGVPTPLGGPFDLGQLSRVPHLSGLRAEQHRDGLKLLRLPPDLDVSQGARLLQAGDIVRPGTLIGVAVARQVRAPRPDLGDLAGLGLPLALHVTGAHMQVRGPYGAHALRVTAPVTDLGQVLRAPALDGLRLSLSGGVLLLLAAPDGVTLRAAGDTTPLRESQPLPPHVVLDFLPSATTT; encoded by the coding sequence ATGCCCCGCACCGCCCTCCTGCCTCTCCTGCTGCTGGCGTCCGCCGGGGCCGCGCAGGACGCCTCCTGCTCACTGCCGTCCGGTGACCTGCCCACTCGGACCCGCGTGGTGTTCGTGCTGGACACCAGCGGCAGCATGCGCGGCATCGGGGACGGCCGGGCCGACATCTTCGACCGGGTCAGGGGCCAGCTGAACGCCTTCGTGCGCGCCGCGCAGCCCGACCGGGCCGAGCTGATCACCTTCGACTCGGGTCTGCGGTCCCGGCGGACCTTCGACGCGCCCGCAGGCAGCCCGGCCTGGAACGCCGCGCTGGGCACCCTGCAGGCAGACGGCCGCAACACGTTCCTGTACCGCAGCGTCCGCGACGCGCTGCGGCCCCTGACCGCGCAAGGCGGCGAGGTCACGCAGGTGTTCGTCCTGACCGACGGGATCGACAACGACACCCGCGAGCAGGGGAAGACCGTGACTGCCGAAGGCGCCCTGAACGCCTGGACCGGTCGTGGGCCGCTGGACCGCCTGACGTACGTGGCCCTGGGCGCGGACATTCCCGCCGAGGCGCGCGCCGCGCTGAGTGCCAGCACGTACGCGAGCGGCCTGACGGTGCCCGTGAACGTCGTCCCGGACCTGGGCGGCGCGGGTCTGGAGGGCGGCCTGCGCCGCGTGACGGGGGACGCGCTGCCCGCCCCGTTCCCGGACGGCACGCCCGTGACGCTGGCGAGCGGCACCCCCGGCCTCTCGCTGACCACGGAATCAGTGCAGGGAGGCGAGCTCAGGTTGACCGTCCCGGCCGGACTGCGGCCCGGCACGCCCGCGCTGCTGTGTGCGCCGCCCGTCGCGGGTGCCGCATGGATCGCGCCGAGGGAACGGCAGGTGCTGCTGCGCCTGACCGGGCAGCCGCTGACGTGGCTGAATCCCGGCGCGGACCTCGCCCTGCGCGGCGGGGAGGACGTCGTGCTGCGCCTGCGCGCCGCGCCCGGCGTGAACACCGCCCGCATCACGCTGGGGGCGCTGCCCGCCGGGGTGACGGGCCGCGTGGACGCCCCCGCCGGATCGCGGGACTTCACGGTCACGCTGCGCGCTGCCCGCCCGCTGCCGGACCTGACCGTCACGCCGACCCTCCTGCTGCCGGAGGTGGGGACCGTCCCGCTGCCCACCCTGCGCGGGCAGGCGGGCGGCCGCACGCTGACTGTCCCGGCGACGACCACCGTGAAGCCCCCGGCGCCTACCCCGGCCCCGTCCCCCCGCCCATCCCCGTCCCCGGCGGGCCGCTGGGCGTGGCTGGCGCTGCTGCCCCTGCTCGCGCTGGGCATCTGGGCCGCGCTGCGGCGCCGACCCGCCGCGAAACCCGCGCCGCGCGCCGCGCCCGCCCGCCCGTTCCTGCCGGGCGTCGAGGGCCTGGAGTACCGCGAGGACCGCACCCTGCACCTTGTCACCGCCGACGGCGAGGTCGCGGGCGTGCCCACGCCGCTGGGCGGACCCTTCGACCTGGGGCAGCTGAGCCGCGTGCCGCACCTGAGCGGCCTGCGCGCCGAGCAGCACCGCGACGGCCTGAAACTCCTGCGCCTCCCGCCGGACCTGGACGTCAGTCAGGGCGCGCGACTGCTGCAGGCCGGGGACATCGTCCGGCCCGGCACGCTGATCGGCGTGGCGGTCGCCCGGCAGGTCCGCGCGCCACGCCCCGACCTGGGCGACCTCGCGGGGCTGGGCCTGCCGCTGGCGCTGCACGTCACGGGAGCACACATGCAGGTGCGCGGCCCGTACGGCGCGCACGCGCTGCGCGTCACGGCGCCCGTCACGGACCTGGGGCAGGTGCTGCGCGCCCCCGCCCTGGACGGACTGCGCCTGAGCCTCAGCGGCGGCGTCCTGCTGCTGCTGGCCGCCCCGGACGGCGTGACGCTCCGCGCCGCCGGGGACACCACCCCGCTGCGCGAGAGTCAGCCGCTCCCGCCGCACGTCGTGCTGGACTTCCTGCCCAGCGCGACCACCACGTGA
- a CDS encoding NAD(P)H-dependent oxidoreductase subunit E — MPVTRLEICTEHLSIDQREDLLDAVWAALRISPGMVTADGNVELSLSHCGPAVAPEDAPLVRVGDVEYRNVTPERLVTLMKRWSR, encoded by the coding sequence GTGCCCGTCACCCGCCTGGAAATCTGCACCGAACACCTGAGCATCGACCAACGAGAAGACCTGCTGGACGCCGTCTGGGCGGCGCTGCGCATCAGCCCCGGCATGGTCACCGCCGACGGGAACGTGGAACTGAGTCTCTCGCACTGCGGCCCCGCCGTGGCGCCCGAGGACGCCCCCCTGGTCCGGGTCGGCGACGTCGAGTACCGCAACGTCACCCCCGAGCGCCTCGTGACCCTGATGAAACGCTGGAGTCGCTGA
- a CDS encoding S41 family peptidase: MPHNLRVRLLGLGMALLLSPAALGSPASDLFDAATRQVQRNYYGWATGDLTDLTRQYADTLAQRCAPEGDACSFDTGRAVLGDLFRAFGDAHTNVRDAEGAERLREQQLNLAVPRTGARVVRVEGGLLVAGVTPGSPAEGAGLREFDLITTVQGEAAGKRGGEDALVGPKEFVRLERAAQPIQVTVRRAGSPDLALTLGSAELQARDEPTLSWVGPENRTALIRYPTFLPADAAALFVKRVQEARAGGAQGLIVDLRFNGGGSLAQCVAAASVFTPVEYRAQSRGGGSVYRGLDGQLAPVKPTGRPPGPPPAPLWAGPTAVLVGPNTASCAEVFTFYAQRAGALAVGEATRGVQNSGVNFLPLPDGGVVSVTILRAFGPDGAPLPERITPDVTAPTDLDLLTTAGRDSTLEAALLNLRGAQGLRPPER; the protein is encoded by the coding sequence GTGCCTCACAATCTCCGCGTTCGCCTGCTGGGCCTGGGCATGGCCCTGCTCCTCTCCCCGGCCGCGCTGGGCAGTCCCGCCAGCGACCTGTTCGACGCGGCGACCCGGCAGGTGCAGCGCAACTACTACGGCTGGGCGACCGGCGACCTGACTGATCTGACCCGGCAGTACGCGGACACCCTCGCGCAGCGCTGCGCGCCCGAGGGGGACGCCTGCTCGTTCGATACGGGCCGCGCGGTGCTGGGTGACCTGTTCAGGGCGTTCGGGGACGCGCACACGAACGTCCGTGACGCCGAGGGCGCCGAGCGTCTGCGCGAGCAGCAGCTGAACCTCGCGGTACCCCGCACGGGCGCGCGGGTCGTGCGGGTCGAGGGCGGCCTGCTCGTCGCCGGGGTCACGCCCGGCAGTCCGGCCGAGGGGGCGGGGCTGCGCGAGTTCGACCTGATCACCACCGTGCAGGGCGAGGCCGCCGGGAAACGCGGCGGGGAGGACGCCCTGGTCGGCCCGAAGGAGTTCGTGCGGCTGGAACGTGCCGCGCAGCCCATCCAGGTAACGGTCAGGCGCGCGGGCAGCCCGGACCTGGCCCTGACGCTGGGCAGCGCCGAGTTGCAGGCCCGTGACGAACCCACGCTGTCCTGGGTGGGGCCGGAGAACCGCACGGCGCTGATCCGCTACCCGACGTTCCTCCCGGCCGACGCGGCGGCGCTGTTCGTCAAGCGGGTGCAGGAGGCCCGCGCGGGCGGCGCGCAGGGGCTGATCGTGGACCTGCGCTTCAACGGTGGCGGGAGCCTCGCGCAGTGCGTGGCGGCCGCCAGCGTGTTCACGCCCGTCGAGTACCGCGCGCAGTCACGCGGGGGCGGCAGCGTGTACCGGGGGCTGGACGGTCAGCTGGCCCCCGTGAAACCCACGGGGCGCCCGCCGGGACCGCCGCCCGCGCCGCTGTGGGCCGGGCCGACCGCGGTGCTGGTGGGGCCGAACACGGCGTCCTGCGCGGAGGTCTTCACGTTCTACGCGCAGCGCGCCGGGGCACTCGCGGTGGGCGAGGCGACCAGGGGCGTGCAGAACAGCGGCGTGAACTTCCTGCCCCTCCCGGACGGCGGGGTGGTGTCGGTCACGATCCTGCGGGCCTTCGGGCCGGACGGCGCGCCCCTGCCCGAGCGGATCACGCCGGACGTCACGGCCCCCACCGACCTGGACCTGCTGACGACCGCGGGCCGCGACAGCACCCTGGAGGCGGCGCTGTTGAACCTGCGGGGCGCGCAGGGCCTGCGGCCACCCGAGCGGTAA
- a CDS encoding class I SAM-dependent rRNA methyltransferase, with product MKKSPTVTLQPQAVRRIAGRYPFGHSGDIARADDGIQPGEVVNVKGPDSSKVIARGYFNPQGGTPLRLLTWQEEDIDLKFYRARVKAALARRAGRIVNTDAMRVLHAEADGMPGVIADQFAGTLGVQLRNAGVERHRDLIVKALREETGATSAYERSDTGERRKEGLDLVTGTLWGDVPERVEFFEDDLKLHFNPMDAQKTGFFLDQRDNRRLMRTFVQPGAGFLDVYSYTGGFSLHAAKAGAKAVAIDKDSVALGALEGAARGNGVQVGVRWGDAIEQLDALVKEKRTFGAIVLDPPTLAKRRDDVPRTKRIFTDGAARALRMLDSGGHLLISTCAHYIRVDDLLDAARVAAAEANTDAEVLDVTYQPADHPHLLSVPESLYLKSILLRKA from the coding sequence ATGAAGAAGTCCCCCACCGTGACCCTGCAACCCCAGGCGGTGCGCCGCATCGCGGGCCGCTACCCGTTCGGACACAGCGGCGATATCGCCCGCGCCGACGACGGCATCCAGCCCGGCGAGGTCGTGAACGTCAAGGGCCCCGACTCCAGCAAGGTGATCGCGCGCGGGTACTTCAACCCGCAGGGCGGCACGCCGCTGCGCCTGCTGACGTGGCAGGAGGAGGACATCGACCTGAAGTTCTACCGCGCCCGCGTGAAGGCCGCCCTGGCCCGCCGCGCCGGACGGATCGTGAACACCGACGCCATGCGCGTCCTGCACGCGGAAGCCGACGGGATGCCCGGCGTGATCGCCGACCAGTTCGCCGGAACGCTGGGCGTCCAGTTGCGCAACGCGGGCGTCGAGCGGCACCGTGACCTCATCGTGAAGGCCCTGCGCGAGGAGACGGGCGCCACCAGTGCCTACGAGCGCAGCGACACCGGCGAGCGCCGCAAGGAGGGCCTGGACCTCGTGACCGGCACCCTCTGGGGCGACGTGCCCGAACGCGTGGAATTCTTCGAGGACGACCTGAAGCTGCACTTCAACCCGATGGACGCGCAGAAGACCGGCTTCTTCCTCGACCAGCGCGACAACCGCCGACTGATGCGCACGTTCGTGCAGCCCGGCGCGGGGTTCCTGGACGTGTACTCGTACACCGGCGGCTTCAGCCTGCACGCTGCCAAGGCGGGCGCGAAGGCCGTCGCCATCGACAAGGACAGCGTCGCGCTGGGCGCGCTGGAAGGCGCGGCGCGCGGCAACGGCGTCCAGGTCGGCGTGCGCTGGGGTGACGCCATCGAACAGCTCGACGCGCTGGTCAAGGAGAAGCGCACCTTCGGCGCGATCGTCCTCGACCCGCCCACCCTCGCCAAGCGGCGCGACGACGTGCCCCGCACCAAACGCATCTTCACCGACGGCGCCGCCCGCGCCCTGCGCATGCTCGACAGTGGCGGGCACCTGCTGATCAGCACCTGCGCGCACTACATCCGCGTGGACGACCTCCTCGACGCCGCCCGCGTCGCCGCCGCCGAGGCGAACACCGACGCCGAGGTGCTGGACGTCACCTACCAGCCGGCCGATCACCCGCACCTCCTGAGCGTGCCCGAGAGCCTGTACCTCAAGAGCATCCTGCTGCGCAAAGCCTGA
- a CDS encoding M23 family metallopeptidase — translation MAARRFLLLAAALTGVALAHYAAPLPVSAVAPAKAQFGLPFAGPPGPDTWMLGQGYGNTTGAYRQRRSTYGALQGIHAGLDFSAPCGTPVRAIGDGVVAEVDGPHGSPPHNVVVDHAGNLSSLYGHLRVRSSLRVGQRVTRGQVIGESGDSQGTCVSAPHLHLELRDRSHQRFLNPLPYLAADWNSLALAGSFGRGYEYDLERPRRWQTPDSQPAALRGGPLLNEYRQPWPPAAGGAR, via the coding sequence ATGGCTGCCCGCCGATTCCTGCTCCTGGCTGCCGCGCTGACCGGCGTGGCCCTGGCCCACTACGCCGCGCCGCTCCCCGTGAGTGCCGTCGCGCCCGCGAAGGCCCAGTTCGGGCTGCCGTTCGCGGGGCCGCCCGGCCCGGACACCTGGATGCTGGGGCAGGGCTACGGGAACACGACCGGCGCGTACCGGCAGCGGCGCAGCACGTACGGAGCCCTGCAGGGCATCCACGCGGGCCTGGATTTCAGTGCGCCGTGCGGCACGCCCGTGCGGGCGATCGGGGACGGCGTGGTGGCCGAGGTGGACGGCCCGCACGGCAGCCCGCCGCACAACGTGGTCGTGGATCACGCCGGGAACCTCTCCAGTCTGTACGGGCACCTGCGGGTGCGGTCCAGCCTGCGGGTGGGGCAGCGGGTCACGCGCGGGCAGGTGATCGGCGAGAGCGGCGACTCGCAGGGCACCTGCGTCAGCGCGCCGCACCTGCACCTGGAACTGCGCGACCGCTCGCACCAGCGCTTCCTGAATCCGCTGCCGTACCTCGCGGCGGACTGGAATTCGCTGGCGCTGGCCGGGAGTTTCGGGCGCGGCTACGAGTACGACCTGGAGCGTCCCCGGCGCTGGCAGACGCCGGACTCGCAGCCCGCCGCGCTGCGGGGCGGCCCGCTGCTGAACGAGTACCGGCAACCCTGGCCGCCCGCCGCCGGGGGTGCCCGGTGA